From the genome of Streptomyces sp. NBC_01260, one region includes:
- a CDS encoding NnrS multi-domain protein — translation MLRKRYDQRVVVLVEVRGEQRDWDEAERLFDQRGWPVVAGFARGVGASRGVLRAAPSARLYSVEVRFFGARNRRTEQAAAWRVEQLARAVGLEMYARRCELVDRDREQLTGWRVHTVDHRPPRAPAPGPVTRMARLRRAVGVSRARISERRGYHDTGMVVTGTASEARRLSRMNLPGGSAPGAAVDVRPFYGRERSHIVPRREEDGWQRVFRFVAWLLAMAFCAAVARQHSGVRVWVWAGIAVLCFVGGARLAYGLFAVGGRVRSLLMCGVVAVFLLAVSLGAGDGRARTPAQMLSAFAVTATVGGIWLLVRQWTWGEWLAWAAPLVFAVAVSCVVASGSVLHALYADGLGVTPDVLDVPGIWQATSAVKLLSLLSYALLVPALWGIAKHVHAPFVSPVERLGVPLYVCAQLAVVAVCGLGALDSAREAVDDFRTAAVRKTAPPSYFGVAPEWMCVEPTVPAAKLGSRGGVLKPEHPYLSFGEAGGTVSLWDASAGGPLQMSAEQVRLVPAADGRVRCTFSYGTLPKDG, via the coding sequence GTGCTCAGGAAACGCTATGACCAGCGTGTGGTGGTCCTCGTCGAGGTACGCGGGGAGCAACGCGACTGGGACGAGGCGGAGCGGCTGTTCGACCAGCGGGGCTGGCCGGTCGTCGCTGGGTTCGCGCGCGGTGTGGGCGCGTCGCGAGGGGTGCTGCGCGCGGCTCCCTCGGCGCGGCTGTACTCCGTCGAGGTGCGGTTCTTCGGAGCCCGCAACCGGCGCACTGAGCAGGCGGCTGCCTGGCGGGTGGAGCAGCTGGCACGGGCGGTCGGTCTGGAGATGTACGCCCGGCGCTGCGAGTTGGTGGACCGGGACCGGGAGCAGCTGACCGGCTGGCGGGTGCATACGGTTGATCACAGACCACCCCGCGCACCCGCCCCGGGGCCCGTGACACGCATGGCGAGACTGCGCCGAGCGGTCGGAGTGTCACGCGCGCGTATTTCGGAGAGGCGCGGCTACCACGACACCGGAATGGTGGTCACGGGTACGGCATCGGAAGCCCGTCGGCTCTCCCGAATGAACCTGCCCGGAGGTTCCGCTCCCGGGGCTGCCGTCGATGTACGGCCGTTCTACGGACGGGAGCGAAGCCACATCGTTCCGCGTCGCGAGGAGGACGGTTGGCAGCGTGTGTTCCGCTTCGTGGCCTGGCTGCTCGCCATGGCCTTCTGCGCGGCGGTCGCCCGGCAGCACAGCGGGGTGCGGGTATGGGTGTGGGCGGGGATCGCGGTGCTGTGCTTCGTCGGGGGAGCCCGGCTTGCATACGGCCTGTTCGCGGTCGGCGGCCGTGTGCGGAGTCTCCTCATGTGCGGTGTGGTGGCGGTCTTTCTCCTCGCCGTGTCCCTCGGCGCGGGGGACGGCAGAGCCCGGACTCCGGCGCAGATGCTGTCGGCCTTCGCCGTGACGGCGACGGTGGGAGGTATCTGGCTGCTCGTCCGCCAGTGGACGTGGGGCGAATGGCTCGCCTGGGCGGCGCCGCTCGTCTTCGCGGTTGCCGTGTCGTGCGTGGTGGCCTCCGGATCGGTGCTGCACGCGCTGTACGCGGACGGTCTCGGCGTGACACCCGATGTCCTCGACGTTCCCGGGATCTGGCAGGCCACGTCGGCGGTGAAGCTGTTGAGCCTGCTCAGCTACGCCCTGCTCGTCCCGGCCCTCTGGGGCATCGCGAAACACGTGCACGCACCGTTCGTCAGCCCTGTCGAGCGGCTGGGAGTTCCGTTGTACGTGTGTGCCCAGTTGGCCGTGGTGGCGGTGTGCGGGTTGGGGGCGTTGGACTCGGCTCGGGAGGCGGTGGACGACTTCCGTACGGCCGCGGTCCGGAAGACGGCGCCACCTTCGTACTTCGGGGTGGCACCGGAGTGGATGTGCGTCGAGCCGACGGTTCCCGCGGCGAAACTCGGCAGCCGGGGTGGTGTTCTGAAGCCCGAGCATCCGTACCTGTCGTTCGGGGAGGCCGGAGGGACGGTATCGCTCTGGGACGCGTCGGCGGGCGGGCCGCTGCAGATGTCCGCCGAGCAGGTACGCCTTGTTCCCGCGGCCGACGGCCGCGTCCGGTGCACCTTCTCGTACGGGACTCTGCCGAAGGACGGCTGA
- a CDS encoding DUF262 domain-containing protein has protein sequence MSPEDSGSNRAPQPKDQLSLYGRYLDDASAEDSGGFLVEIGAGGRSTDVELERPDEEPDNADEPITAPYDPSKIEIQTLNPTINLLISRLVNKMIDLAPDFQRKAGIWSDEQQSRLIESLLLRIPIPSFYASELTDSSWAQDSSWAIVDGIQRLTAIARFIAPEALAKAGIRSGPLKLRGLEYLKDDFEGKGYADLSGRMQIRLNESQVVVHLIRPGTPEEVKFNIFARINTGGLPLTRQEIRHALVPGPARKLLSSLAESPEFASATSHGVYSERMADREMVLRYLAFRLTDPNLFRSQDFDQFLALTMRQVNRLTDNEREGHGHDFRRAMVTAEKIFEGHAFRKQFPGQTRRSPVNKAIFETVSVNLAALSDRERSALVASREQVVEGFQQLMTDRDFERAVSVGTGDRVKVVDRFAKVRELFRTVLENNRGSNQ, from the coding sequence ATGTCACCGGAGGACAGCGGCAGCAACCGCGCACCCCAGCCGAAGGACCAGCTGTCCCTGTACGGCCGCTATCTGGACGATGCGTCCGCCGAGGACAGCGGGGGCTTCCTGGTGGAGATCGGGGCGGGCGGTCGGAGCACCGATGTCGAACTGGAGCGGCCCGACGAGGAGCCGGACAACGCGGATGAGCCGATCACGGCACCGTACGACCCGTCCAAGATCGAGATCCAGACCCTGAACCCGACGATCAACCTGCTGATCTCCCGGCTGGTCAACAAGATGATCGACCTCGCCCCGGACTTCCAGCGCAAGGCGGGCATCTGGTCGGACGAGCAGCAGAGCCGGCTGATCGAGTCCCTGCTCCTGCGTATCCCCATCCCCTCCTTCTACGCCTCCGAACTCACCGACAGCTCCTGGGCCCAGGACAGTTCCTGGGCGATCGTCGACGGTATCCAGCGCCTCACTGCCATCGCGCGGTTCATCGCCCCCGAGGCTCTGGCGAAGGCGGGGATAAGGTCCGGACCGCTGAAGTTGCGCGGCCTGGAATACCTCAAGGACGACTTCGAGGGCAAGGGGTACGCGGATCTGTCAGGGCGCATGCAGATCCGTCTCAACGAAAGCCAGGTCGTCGTCCACCTCATCCGTCCAGGGACTCCGGAAGAGGTCAAGTTCAACATCTTCGCGCGGATCAACACTGGTGGCCTCCCACTGACCCGTCAGGAGATCCGGCACGCGCTCGTCCCGGGCCCGGCACGCAAACTCCTGTCCTCGCTCGCCGAATCGCCGGAGTTCGCCTCGGCCACCAGCCACGGCGTCTACAGCGAGCGGATGGCGGACCGCGAGATGGTGCTGCGTTATCTCGCCTTCCGGCTCACCGACCCCAACCTGTTCCGGAGCCAGGACTTCGACCAGTTCCTCGCTCTCACCATGCGCCAGGTCAACCGGCTCACCGATAACGAGCGGGAGGGTCACGGCCACGACTTCCGGCGGGCCATGGTCACGGCTGAGAAGATCTTCGAAGGCCACGCCTTCCGTAAGCAGTTCCCTGGTCAGACGCGTCGCTCCCCCGTCAACAAAGCCATCTTCGAGACAGTTTCCGTGAATCTGGCCGCTCTCTCGGACCGCGAACGATCTGCGCTGGTAGCGTCCCGGGAACAGGTGGTCGAGGGTTTCCAGCAGCTCATGACCGACCGGGACTTCGAGCGGGCCGTGTCCGTGGGCACCGGCGACCGGGTCAAGGTGGTCGACCGCTTCGCCAAGGTGCGCGAACTCTTCCGCACCGTCCTGGAGAACAATAGGGGCAGCAACCAGTGA
- a CDS encoding DUF3696 domain-containing protein → MIEQLSLTNFKAFQSADIRLAPVTLLTGLNSSGKSTVLQSLALLRQSYDSGILMSTDGDTDIHGGLLLDGDLVELGTGQDLLHEDFTTEQPGMDPAISIAFKTADKKTYTWSARYAPEQDVLPLEISTRKADWGDVPLFSRHFQYLKADRIVPATTYPRSHHQAIGRGFLGSRGEHAVNFLRHHAQYVVPEGDPLRHPEAGGHTLLDHVVAWMQELCPGVNLEASEIPGIDSVRLSFGFGGTAGLDSTRRRRPTNVGFGLTYALPIVVACLTAGPGSLILLENPEAHLHPRGQSRMASLIAAAASAGAQLVVETHSDHVLDGTRLAVKQGRLAAGDTAVHFFRGNGAGVEIITPTVAEDGSLSEWPEGFFDESDHTLDQLLG, encoded by the coding sequence GTGATCGAACAATTGTCACTGACCAACTTCAAAGCGTTCCAGTCCGCCGACATCCGGCTGGCCCCGGTCACTCTCCTCACCGGCCTCAATTCCTCGGGCAAGAGCACGGTCCTGCAGTCCCTGGCGTTGCTGCGCCAGTCATACGACTCGGGCATCCTCATGTCCACCGACGGGGACACCGATATCCACGGGGGCCTCCTCCTCGACGGTGACCTTGTGGAGCTGGGAACCGGGCAGGACCTGCTGCACGAGGACTTCACCACGGAGCAGCCGGGCATGGACCCGGCAATCTCCATCGCGTTCAAGACTGCCGACAAGAAGACGTACACCTGGTCTGCTCGGTATGCGCCCGAACAGGACGTACTGCCGCTGGAAATCTCCACGCGGAAGGCGGACTGGGGTGACGTCCCCCTCTTCTCTCGGCACTTCCAGTACCTCAAGGCCGACAGGATTGTGCCCGCCACGACTTATCCTCGTTCTCACCACCAGGCGATCGGCCGTGGCTTTCTCGGATCGCGTGGCGAACACGCCGTCAACTTTCTCCGGCATCACGCCCAATACGTTGTGCCGGAAGGGGACCCGCTCCGACACCCGGAGGCTGGCGGACACACCCTGCTCGACCATGTCGTCGCATGGATGCAGGAGCTCTGCCCGGGGGTCAACCTCGAAGCCTCGGAGATTCCCGGGATCGACTCGGTCCGTCTCAGCTTCGGATTCGGCGGCACCGCCGGCCTGGACTCCACCCGGCGCCGCCGCCCGACGAACGTCGGCTTCGGTCTCACGTACGCCCTCCCCATCGTCGTGGCCTGCCTTACCGCCGGGCCCGGCAGCCTCATCCTGCTGGAGAACCCCGAGGCCCATCTCCACCCGCGCGGCCAGTCCCGTATGGCCTCCCTCATCGCCGCCGCGGCGTCCGCCGGTGCGCAACTCGTCGTCGAGACCCACAGCGACCACGTACTCGACGGGACCCGGCTCGCGGTCAAGCAGGGGCGGCTCGCGGCCGGGGACACCGCAGTCCACTTCTTCCGGGGCAACGGGGCTGGAGTGGAGATCATCACCCCTACGGTCGCCGAGGACGGATCGCTCTCCGAATGGCCGGAGGGCTTCTTCGACGAGTCGGATCACACACTGGACCAACTGCTGGGCTGA
- a CDS encoding AAA domain-containing protein, with product MTGTGRPYPVEELLTAVRAEILAEQRSDADGAVKVALSKGRLLSQSGGTREYLFECRTWQESLDGLPVLARPSRSRKAWEPAEATRAPDGTVRLVTKADFGATPGNIQIRKDDSANWAVLAERLETAGSQDSPIDADHAGWLFGRGAPRTGRAGNPGQWVANWTGLQLNPRQRDAVAQALASEVLFLWGPPGTGKTDVVGHIVEGSFRQGLKVLFLAPTNVAVDQALERMCSLLEHEEGFAEGIVQRSGSIVLPSLRSRYGDQVDPARIAALLVESIDRQISTAADQLKGARAALVLHDRVQDLESDLATGTEEMAGAGRDHAAAAKAVAAADTLAAQLRLKTEKAGQPTGPFAERRAAKLRDLRTALAHEEGESARAREDVSRAARRHTAGEKQAAEASRALPAARAAILGIPPRQNVVESVASLQERLGELGQKRKRIQDEVRSHCRVLGATVAKAVQSRKLLDEVDVVVIDEAGMVNLPSAWFAAGLARKRLIVAGDFRQLPAVTKGDGDRAASEEERAHSREWTARDAFHAAGLVDPSGRVRQDPRLVALDTQYRMREPICAVVNEVAYPDAPLRTGRGNTSRLPFAPLIDSPVILIDTSGRRIPGGGRKPHMTNAVHAAVIHELVRGLQHEGILPGRKWQEVPEGERATDRLAVISPYREQVKALKSSLAHRFGEDYDGLVDTVHRFQGSQRPVVLLDTVAGAGKDAGFFYSGTGLSSQTCRLLNVALSRAQDHLVVVADVDFLRKHLAPHSEALAMVDHLEAHAQTISADQLIPIRDADQLATMSAEELARPAFFEHSEVLEAVAWDVERAQRGIELYSAFMDAPPVRRWARMLEPKTAAGIQVTVFTRPPEEQQEPTRVARHRELVGQLEAVGCRVEFRDRMHEKVLILDGSVLWHGSKNLLANIGPTDLMMRYTDPASCDRVRRLMEHTRMERPARAQWRPAGETAPVSEVPAQRAEAQDGKVYPGLVRDGRLYLNVSYEQRHEAKRLLRAQWDKEARHWWVDEAKVSREQAARWLP from the coding sequence ATGACCGGCACGGGACGTCCTTATCCCGTCGAGGAGCTTCTGACGGCGGTGCGCGCCGAGATCCTCGCCGAACAGAGGAGCGACGCCGACGGCGCTGTGAAGGTCGCCCTGTCCAAGGGGCGGCTCCTCTCGCAGTCCGGGGGGACCCGCGAGTATCTCTTCGAGTGCCGCACCTGGCAGGAGAGCCTGGACGGTCTTCCCGTCCTCGCCAGGCCGTCACGTTCCCGGAAGGCATGGGAACCGGCCGAGGCCACGCGTGCTCCTGACGGAACCGTACGGCTCGTGACGAAAGCCGATTTCGGGGCGACGCCCGGGAACATCCAGATCCGTAAGGACGACTCCGCGAACTGGGCCGTGCTGGCCGAGCGCCTGGAGACGGCCGGCAGCCAGGACAGCCCCATCGACGCGGACCATGCCGGCTGGCTGTTCGGCCGGGGCGCCCCGCGCACCGGCCGTGCCGGGAACCCGGGACAGTGGGTGGCGAACTGGACGGGGCTCCAGCTGAACCCACGTCAGCGTGATGCCGTCGCACAGGCCCTCGCCAGTGAGGTGCTGTTCCTGTGGGGGCCGCCCGGCACCGGGAAGACGGATGTCGTCGGCCACATCGTCGAGGGCAGTTTCCGCCAAGGACTCAAGGTCCTTTTCCTTGCCCCCACAAACGTTGCGGTGGACCAGGCCCTTGAGCGGATGTGCTCCCTGCTGGAGCACGAGGAGGGCTTCGCCGAGGGGATCGTCCAGCGGTCCGGCAGCATCGTCCTGCCGTCGCTGCGCAGCCGCTACGGCGACCAGGTCGACCCGGCCCGGATCGCCGCCCTGCTGGTGGAGAGCATCGACCGGCAGATCAGCACGGCGGCCGACCAGCTCAAGGGCGCACGGGCGGCGCTGGTCCTGCACGACCGGGTCCAGGACCTGGAGTCGGACCTGGCCACCGGCACAGAAGAAATGGCCGGGGCCGGCCGCGACCACGCCGCAGCGGCGAAGGCGGTGGCGGCCGCGGACACCCTGGCTGCGCAGCTGCGGCTGAAGACGGAGAAGGCCGGGCAGCCGACCGGACCCTTCGCGGAGCGCAGAGCGGCGAAACTGCGTGACCTCCGGACCGCCCTGGCGCATGAGGAGGGCGAGTCGGCGCGGGCCAGGGAGGACGTCTCGCGCGCGGCCCGTCGCCACACGGCGGGCGAGAAGCAGGCCGCCGAGGCCAGCCGAGCCCTCCCTGCTGCCCGCGCCGCCATCCTAGGGATCCCGCCCAGGCAGAACGTCGTCGAGTCCGTTGCCTCTCTCCAGGAGCGACTTGGCGAACTCGGGCAGAAGCGCAAGCGCATCCAAGACGAAGTCCGCTCCCATTGCCGAGTGCTCGGAGCGACCGTGGCCAAGGCCGTCCAGTCGAGGAAGCTGCTCGACGAGGTCGATGTCGTGGTGATCGACGAGGCCGGCATGGTAAACCTTCCCTCGGCCTGGTTCGCCGCCGGACTCGCCCGCAAGAGGCTGATCGTGGCGGGCGACTTCCGGCAGCTGCCCGCCGTGACCAAGGGCGACGGCGACCGGGCGGCGAGCGAGGAGGAGCGCGCCCACTCCCGCGAGTGGACGGCGCGGGACGCCTTCCACGCCGCAGGCCTGGTCGACCCTTCCGGCCGGGTACGCCAGGACCCTCGACTGGTGGCGCTCGACACCCAGTACCGGATGCGGGAGCCGATCTGCGCGGTCGTCAACGAGGTGGCGTATCCGGACGCTCCACTCAGGACCGGGCGCGGCAACACCAGCCGTCTGCCGTTCGCCCCGCTCATCGACTCCCCGGTGATCCTGATCGACACGTCCGGCCGCCGGATCCCCGGCGGCGGCCGCAAGCCCCACATGACGAACGCCGTTCACGCCGCAGTCATCCACGAACTGGTCCGAGGGCTCCAGCACGAGGGAATCCTGCCCGGCCGCAAGTGGCAGGAGGTCCCCGAAGGGGAACGGGCGACCGACCGGCTCGCCGTCATCTCCCCGTACCGGGAACAAGTCAAGGCCCTCAAGAGCAGCCTGGCCCACCGCTTCGGGGAGGACTACGACGGCCTGGTCGACACCGTCCACCGGTTCCAGGGCAGCCAGCGCCCCGTCGTGCTCCTCGACACCGTGGCGGGCGCCGGTAAGGATGCCGGCTTCTTCTACAGCGGAACGGGGCTGTCCTCGCAGACCTGTCGCCTCCTCAACGTCGCTCTCAGCCGGGCCCAGGACCACCTGGTCGTCGTGGCGGACGTCGACTTCCTGCGCAAGCACCTGGCCCCGCACAGCGAGGCGCTGGCGATGGTCGATCATCTGGAGGCGCACGCGCAGACCATCTCCGCCGACCAGCTGATCCCGATCCGTGACGCGGACCAGTTGGCCACCATGTCGGCGGAGGAGCTGGCACGGCCCGCCTTCTTCGAACACAGCGAGGTCCTGGAAGCGGTGGCATGGGACGTGGAGCGAGCGCAGCGCGGCATCGAGCTGTATTCGGCGTTCATGGACGCGCCGCCGGTCCGCCGGTGGGCCAGGATGCTCGAACCGAAGACGGCTGCCGGGATCCAGGTCACGGTCTTCACCCGCCCGCCGGAGGAGCAGCAGGAACCCACCCGCGTAGCGCGGCACCGGGAGCTGGTCGGGCAGCTGGAGGCCGTCGGCTGCCGGGTCGAGTTCCGCGACCGCATGCACGAGAAGGTCCTCATCCTGGACGGTTCGGTCCTGTGGCACGGCTCGAAGAACCTGCTCGCGAACATCGGGCCGACGGACCTGATGATGCGCTACACCGACCCCGCCTCCTGCGACCGCGTACGGCGTCTGATGGAGCACACCCGCATGGAACGTCCGGCGCGCGCACAGTGGCGCCCCGCCGGAGAGACCGCTCCGGTGTCCGAGGTGCCTGCCCAGCGAGCGGAGGCGCAGGACGGGAAGGTGTACCCGGGGCTGGTACGGGACGGCCGCCTGTACCTCAACGTCTCGTACGAGCAGAGGCACGAGGCCAAGCGTCTGCTGCGGGCCCAGTGGGACAAGGAGGCCCGGCACTGGTGGGTCGACGAGGCCAAGGTCAGCCGGGAACAGGCGGCGCGCTGGCTGCCGTAG